In the genome of Hymenobacter cellulosivorans, one region contains:
- a CDS encoding response regulator transcription factor, with amino-acid sequence MKILLVEDEPKVSAFIRRGLEEEGYDVEVAYDGRFGRQLALAHAYELIILDVILPHFSGLEVLQAIRAQDQQVPILMLTALGTTTDKLQGFDGGADDYLVKPFDFPELLARVRALTRRRGHETKGATLTLADLVLNTAAKTVTRGGQSIKLTAREFGLLELFMRHKGRVLSRGEIAENSWEDSFDSGSNVIDVYVNYLRNKIDKGFSQKLIHTVVGMGYVMREES; translated from the coding sequence ATGAAAATCCTACTCGTGGAAGATGAGCCGAAAGTTTCTGCCTTCATCCGGCGCGGCCTGGAAGAGGAAGGCTACGACGTGGAAGTGGCCTATGATGGGCGCTTTGGCCGGCAACTGGCCTTGGCTCATGCCTACGAGCTGATTATTCTGGACGTCATCCTGCCCCATTTCAGCGGCCTGGAAGTTTTGCAGGCCATCCGGGCTCAAGACCAGCAGGTCCCTATTCTGATGCTCACGGCTCTGGGCACAACGACCGATAAGCTGCAGGGTTTCGATGGCGGTGCCGATGACTACTTGGTTAAGCCCTTCGACTTTCCGGAGCTGCTGGCCCGGGTGCGGGCCCTGACCCGGCGCCGCGGCCACGAAACCAAAGGCGCTACCCTCACTCTGGCTGACTTGGTGTTGAATACGGCCGCCAAGACCGTTACCCGCGGCGGGCAAAGTATCAAGCTCACGGCCCGGGAGTTTGGCCTGCTGGAGCTCTTCATGCGCCACAAAGGCCGGGTGCTGAGCCGGGGCGAAATTGCGGAGAACTCCTGGGAAGACTCCTTCGACTCGGGCTCCAATGTCATTGATGTATACGTAAACTACCTGCGCAACAAGATTGACAAAGGCTTCAGCCAAAAACTGATTCACACTGTGGTCGGCATGGGCTACGTAATGCGGGAAGAGAGTTAA
- a CDS encoding cellulase family glycosylhydrolase: MKTFDWQQLTQRLCGSLLPLAVLASLGLHSPAQAQKLTMLRAQGGKTVDAGGKEIVLRGFNVGGWLLQESYILKTDTLDSQARIRGGLLRTMSDKELEDFYADYRAKFVTKADIDFVAAQGFNCVRLPFHYDLFLTREQRLERNKVSRTPRNPKAVEAYVQRLTQWYDQNQLFTDAQNLDGFRIIDEVLNWCAARNMYVILDLHAAPGGQGFDRNINDNFVPLDLWKRKDSKGRLIYQDITVRLWEKLAARYQQDPRVAMYDFINEPHKVNAENGLSDDNAEINSLYSRLINAVRRQGDQHLVLLEGNGYGNEYTNLTPDKLQIQDRRNLVYNAHRYWCPNDPAAADPNPNQINLLANLAAFRDKWQVPVWVGETGENSNEWFAGAVQGLNNQNIGWCHWNLKRVEGVTSLLRVRNYGSILTPEGRTALLRNIQFKECIPNRDVIAALTGPSQTRVPYAALRIPGTIHATDYDMGRNGIAYQDAYAERVDYRKEAPTNNGSVYRNDGIDIQVNSDKPSNGFAISDMATGEWINYTVTVAKAGTYTLQARVKNDTNAPAKLSVKLDDAVVGSLTVAQTPASAPWTTIAVPTTALPAGKHTLQLYVEQPGASVSWLQFNPSTTTPTTQGGQ, encoded by the coding sequence ATGAAAACTTTTGATTGGCAGCAGCTTACTCAGCGGCTGTGCGGTTCTCTGCTCCCGCTGGCTGTGCTGGCCTCACTCGGGCTTCATAGCCCAGCCCAGGCCCAAAAACTCACGATGCTGCGCGCCCAGGGCGGTAAGACGGTAGATGCCGGCGGCAAGGAAATCGTGCTGCGGGGCTTCAACGTGGGCGGCTGGCTGTTGCAGGAAAGCTACATTCTTAAAACCGACACTCTCGACTCCCAGGCCCGCATCCGCGGCGGCTTACTGCGCACCATGTCGGACAAGGAGCTGGAGGATTTCTACGCCGACTACCGGGCCAAGTTTGTCACCAAGGCCGACATCGACTTCGTGGCGGCTCAGGGTTTCAACTGCGTGCGCCTGCCATTTCACTATGACCTGTTCCTCACCCGGGAGCAGCGCCTGGAGCGCAATAAGGTGAGCCGCACCCCCCGCAACCCGAAGGCTGTAGAGGCCTACGTGCAGCGCCTGACGCAGTGGTACGACCAGAACCAGCTCTTCACCGATGCTCAGAATCTGGACGGTTTCCGCATCATCGACGAGGTCTTGAATTGGTGCGCGGCCCGCAATATGTATGTCATCCTCGATTTGCACGCCGCCCCCGGCGGCCAGGGCTTCGACCGCAACATCAACGACAACTTCGTACCCCTAGACCTGTGGAAGCGCAAGGACAGCAAGGGCCGCCTCATCTACCAGGACATTACCGTGCGACTCTGGGAAAAGCTGGCCGCCCGCTACCAGCAGGACCCGCGTGTGGCCATGTACGACTTCATCAACGAGCCGCATAAGGTCAACGCTGAGAATGGGTTGTCGGATGATAACGCCGAAATCAATTCGCTCTACAGCCGCCTCATCAACGCCGTGCGCCGTCAGGGCGACCAGCACTTGGTGTTGCTCGAAGGCAACGGCTACGGAAACGAGTACACCAACCTCACGCCCGATAAGCTCCAAATTCAGGACCGCCGCAACCTCGTCTACAACGCCCACCGCTACTGGTGCCCCAATGACCCGGCCGCTGCCGACCCCAATCCCAACCAAATCAACCTGCTGGCCAACCTGGCGGCTTTCCGCGACAAATGGCAGGTACCAGTATGGGTGGGTGAAACCGGTGAAAACTCCAACGAGTGGTTTGCCGGTGCTGTGCAAGGTCTTAACAACCAGAATATTGGCTGGTGTCACTGGAATCTGAAGCGGGTAGAGGGCGTTACCAGTCTGCTGCGGGTCCGCAACTACGGCAGCATCCTGACGCCGGAAGGCCGCACGGCACTGCTGCGCAACATTCAGTTCAAAGAGTGCATCCCCAACCGCGACGTTATTGCTGCCCTTACCGGCCCGAGCCAGACCCGCGTGCCGTACGCCGCCCTGCGTATTCCCGGCACCATCCACGCCACCGACTACGACATGGGCCGCAACGGCATTGCCTACCAGGATGCCTACGCCGAGCGAGTTGATTACCGTAAAGAAGCGCCCACCAACAACGGCAGCGTGTACCGCAACGACGGTATCGACATTCAGGTCAACTCGGATAAGCCTTCTAATGGGTTTGCTATCAGTGACATGGCTACCGGTGAGTGGATTAACTACACCGTTACGGTAGCCAAGGCTGGAACCTACACGTTGCAGGCCCGGGTGAAAAACGATACGAACGCACCGGCCAAGCTTAGTGTTAAGCTCGACGATGCTGTAGTTGGCTCTCTGACGGTAGCTCAAACGCCGGCTTCCGCTCCCTGGACAACTATTGCCGTGCCCACTACTGCCTTACCAGCCGGCAAGCATACCCTGCAGCTCTACGTGGAGCAGCCGGGCGCCAGCGTAAGCTGGCTGCAGTTCAACCCATCTACCACCACCCCAACAACCCAGGGCGGGCAATAG
- a CDS encoding 7TM diverse intracellular signaling domain-containing protein, which translates to MLEDPSGQLTLQDVLSPKWNSRFQSGDVTSGGKQAGNIENTESAYWLRISVHTDDFDEHHWYLEMFDSHINDLTFYGPNPADGRTTPVRTGADFPFSTRPYAYKNFLFSLQLQPGQTHTYYLRLKSSSKTSFLGRLRNEAMLSSHFQSEYGMLGGFYGVLLIMVVYNLFIFLFIGEQTYLRYVAYVLSCSLLFLSEDGLGFEYIWPTLPWLNQIVNAGAPILLLLTFGYYARPFLDAPQRLPRFDPVLRLVVLFSAGLLLLDTLFIQSGFSFWLYLLPYGMLYYAAIQVYRQGFRPARIFLLAQAGVVVSLLFLITRKLGVDFFNNAFTVYSMNVAFVFEVAVLSYALGEKIKSIKDATIRAQEKLVKQLRKKHLAQDRLVEQLNQNQALKDQLNSELEEQVARRTEELRRQSETIVAQNRELLQANGLLALQSAAIEKLNADLQRDLQEAQTARVLSKEVDFGEFSQIYPDKDACLSYLADLKWAQGYRCRKCGHEKYCDAREAHARRCTKCRYVESATAYTMLQKCKFSIIKAFYAVFLIYTHKGNYSSQELSRVLELRQGTCWSFSQKVLEAMRRRRQAPDYDENEGWTHILLDATTTVEEDQAVAETERS; encoded by the coding sequence GTGCTCGAAGACCCCTCGGGCCAATTGACCCTGCAAGACGTGCTGAGCCCGAAGTGGAACAGTCGGTTTCAGTCGGGTGACGTAACCTCGGGCGGTAAGCAGGCCGGCAACATCGAAAATACCGAATCGGCTTACTGGCTGCGTATCAGCGTCCATACCGACGATTTCGACGAGCATCACTGGTACCTGGAGATGTTCGACTCCCACATCAACGACCTGACTTTTTACGGGCCCAACCCGGCAGATGGCCGCACTACGCCCGTACGTACCGGCGCCGACTTTCCTTTCTCTACCCGGCCTTACGCTTATAAAAACTTCCTGTTCAGCCTCCAGTTACAGCCGGGTCAGACGCATACGTACTATTTGCGGCTGAAATCCAGCTCCAAAACCAGCTTCCTGGGCCGGTTGCGTAATGAGGCCATGCTTTCCTCGCACTTTCAGAGCGAGTACGGTATGCTCGGCGGCTTTTATGGCGTGCTGCTGATTATGGTAGTGTATAACTTGTTCATCTTCCTGTTCATCGGTGAGCAAACCTACCTGCGCTACGTAGCTTATGTATTGAGTTGCAGCCTATTGTTTCTTTCGGAAGACGGGTTGGGCTTCGAGTATATCTGGCCGACGCTGCCCTGGCTTAACCAAATCGTGAATGCCGGGGCCCCAATTCTGCTGCTGCTCACCTTTGGTTACTATGCCCGGCCCTTTCTGGATGCACCCCAGCGCCTGCCGCGTTTCGACCCAGTGTTGCGGTTGGTGGTGCTATTCAGCGCGGGCTTGTTGTTGCTAGACACCCTCTTTATTCAGTCGGGCTTTAGTTTTTGGCTCTACCTGTTGCCCTATGGTATGCTGTATTATGCTGCTATCCAAGTGTATAGGCAGGGATTTCGGCCGGCTCGTATCTTCTTGCTGGCCCAGGCTGGGGTAGTGGTTAGCTTGCTGTTCCTCATTACCCGCAAGCTGGGCGTCGATTTTTTTAACAACGCCTTCACCGTGTATAGCATGAACGTGGCCTTCGTATTCGAGGTGGCAGTGCTGTCGTACGCACTAGGTGAGAAAATCAAGAGCATTAAGGACGCCACGATTCGGGCCCAGGAAAAATTGGTGAAACAGCTGCGTAAGAAGCATTTAGCCCAAGACAGGCTAGTGGAGCAGCTCAATCAGAACCAAGCTCTGAAGGATCAACTCAACTCCGAGCTGGAAGAGCAAGTAGCGCGCCGCACCGAGGAGCTGCGCCGGCAAAGTGAGACCATTGTAGCTCAAAACCGGGAACTGCTCCAGGCTAATGGCTTGCTAGCCTTACAATCGGCTGCTATTGAGAAGCTTAACGCCGACTTGCAGCGTGACTTGCAAGAGGCGCAAACGGCCCGGGTACTCTCCAAGGAGGTTGATTTTGGTGAGTTCAGCCAGATTTATCCCGACAAAGATGCCTGCCTGAGCTACTTAGCCGATTTGAAATGGGCCCAAGGTTACCGCTGCCGTAAGTGCGGACACGAAAAGTACTGCGACGCCCGCGAAGCCCACGCCCGTCGCTGCACCAAATGCCGCTATGTGGAGTCGGCCACAGCCTACACGATGCTGCAGAAGTGTAAGTTCTCCATCATTAAGGCCTTCTATGCAGTCTTCCTGATTTACACGCACAAAGGCAATTATTCTTCCCAGGAACTCTCCCGGGTTTTAGAACTCCGCCAAGGTACCTGCTGGAGCTTTAGTCAGAAGGTTTTAGAAGCTATGCGTCGGCGTCGGCAAGCTCCTGACTACGATGAAAATGAGGGTTGGACCCACATTTTGCTAGACGCTACTACAACTGTGGAAGAGGACCAAGCCGTAGCTGAAACCGAGCGCTCCTGA
- a CDS encoding Ig-like domain-containing protein: MRQVALTALCLFGAPVAGWAQCNQLVWADEFNTPGDLSKWQVYEGDGCNVGNCNFGNAELQAYRAANATVTGGFLNIATRYENTVVGGRTYNYTSAKLQSKTASGALQTFKYGKIEARMKLPSAQGIWPAFWMLADPGNWPYTGEIDIMEAKHKNPKSVAGTIHYDAGGWHFTGREYSGTVDLSADFHVYTIEWGPDQIKWFVDGTLYHTASPETTFGNAWPFNTNNYYLILNTAVGGPGTPFTGNTAPNPADYPSTTQVDYVRVYTGPSNYAVYGDGQVYQGEQGKTYRLDAITGATYNWSVPSGATITSGQGTNSIQVNWGNTGGTVTASVAVNGCAATTYTKAVTVSAPLQLDRVYEDYEANRALTYGTMTGVLTQATANPAAVAPNTSAKVGRYVRNGSEQYDVLYVRGLTVSNASDFAAGRRKVYMDVYSTAPVGSKITMQFENSRTVLATNYPTGRQSSYFATTSRQNAWETLEFDFEKVIDAGTSVYDIDNVVFLFQPGITSGATFYLDNILVKKKPDAAVVATDILENYDGTSRITFDATLTNGAYTPAVANPSATAPNTSAKVARYVRNSVEQYDVLFFTAGTPGSVIEDASLFKDQTNQILVDVYTSAPVGTPVVLNLQNKAAAAGSYPAGRNSSYEARTTKQNGWETLTFSYTSSPDAGTANVSIDQLAFLFANNSRTGDTYYVDNIRVAKYAAPPTYTAGTVFEDYEATHNLTFLSADGTYTPTVANPSAVAPNTSARVGRYARNATATYDVLAFRTNSIKDGSAYKKGDKVFAIDLYTTAPVGTVISCQLENVAQSNTGNYPTGRHSIYQAAVKQTNAWHTLTFTFASAPDLGTPDIDVDKLVFLFAPNSTTSATYHIDNIRSLVKTGTTPTNAVPTVSLTSPTSGATFAAPASITISANAADSDGAISKVEFYNGTTLLNTDTTSPYSYTWTGVAAGTYSITAKATDNANATTTSSAVSVTVNGAGNTAPTVSITAPANNSSFTAPASVNITANAADADGTITKVEFYNGTTLLGTDTASPYSFSWTGVAAGTYSITAKATDNGGAVTTSAAVNVTVTGAPTGTNLALNKPTTTSSTEAPEMSGALAVDGNATTRWASAFADPQWIYVDLGARYNVSQVKLSWEAAYGKDYLVQVSNDAASWTTVKTVTSNTTLTNDHTGLSGAGRYVRIYGTARGTTYGYSLYELEVYGTPASTSSTVCGGTVTNGDYRYEVSTANGTVSWKFVPLTPIAGSNMALLYVKVGSGGYAGYNMTASGSDFVFSQPQAAGAALSFYFTYRVGTTGTERNSSATPHSYTVGSTCTTPQATLAATTAKGSVISAAYPNPVTNQLTIELRGNSAHQLTVTDARGAIVRTLATPAGTSIAQLNLAQLPGGVYFLTVQSGSGVEVQKIMKN; the protein is encoded by the coding sequence GTGCGCCAAGTCGCGCTGACTGCCCTTTGCCTATTTGGGGCTCCCGTTGCCGGGTGGGCCCAGTGCAACCAGCTCGTGTGGGCCGATGAATTCAACACGCCCGGCGACCTTAGCAAGTGGCAGGTATATGAAGGCGACGGCTGCAACGTAGGCAACTGCAACTTCGGCAATGCCGAGCTGCAAGCCTACCGGGCCGCCAATGCTACCGTTACAGGCGGTTTTCTAAACATTGCGACCCGCTACGAAAACACGGTAGTAGGCGGCCGCACCTACAACTACACTTCGGCTAAGCTACAGTCGAAAACGGCGAGCGGCGCCCTGCAAACCTTCAAGTACGGCAAGATTGAGGCCCGCATGAAGCTGCCCTCGGCCCAGGGCATCTGGCCCGCGTTCTGGATGCTGGCCGACCCCGGCAACTGGCCTTACACGGGTGAGATTGACATCATGGAGGCCAAGCATAAGAACCCTAAGTCAGTGGCGGGCACCATCCACTACGACGCGGGCGGCTGGCACTTCACCGGCCGTGAGTATAGTGGCACGGTCGACTTATCAGCTGATTTTCACGTGTATACCATTGAGTGGGGTCCCGACCAGATCAAGTGGTTCGTAGATGGCACGCTCTACCACACGGCCTCGCCCGAAACGACTTTTGGTAACGCCTGGCCCTTCAACACCAACAACTACTACCTAATCCTGAACACGGCCGTGGGTGGTCCCGGCACGCCGTTTACCGGCAACACCGCGCCCAACCCCGCCGACTATCCCAGCACCACGCAGGTCGACTACGTGCGGGTGTATACCGGACCCTCCAACTACGCTGTGTACGGCGACGGACAGGTATACCAGGGAGAGCAGGGCAAAACGTATCGCCTCGACGCCATTACCGGCGCCACCTACAACTGGTCGGTACCCTCCGGCGCAACCATTACCAGCGGGCAGGGCACCAATTCCATCCAGGTAAACTGGGGCAACACGGGCGGCACCGTAACGGCTAGTGTTGCAGTAAATGGCTGCGCAGCTACTACTTACACCAAAGCCGTAACGGTCAGTGCGCCTTTGCAGCTCGACCGAGTGTACGAAGATTACGAAGCCAACCGCGCCCTGACCTACGGCACCATGACTGGCGTGCTGACCCAGGCCACCGCCAACCCCGCTGCTGTAGCCCCGAATACCTCGGCCAAGGTCGGGAGGTACGTGCGCAACGGCTCCGAGCAGTATGACGTGCTCTATGTGCGGGGCCTGACGGTAAGCAACGCCTCGGACTTTGCCGCCGGCCGCCGCAAGGTGTACATGGACGTGTACTCCACTGCCCCGGTGGGCAGCAAAATCACGATGCAGTTTGAAAACAGCCGCACCGTGCTGGCCACCAACTACCCCACGGGTCGGCAGAGTTCCTACTTCGCTACTACCAGCCGCCAGAACGCCTGGGAGACGTTGGAATTTGATTTTGAGAAGGTTATCGACGCGGGGACCAGCGTCTACGACATCGACAACGTGGTCTTTCTGTTCCAGCCGGGCATTACCTCGGGGGCCACGTTCTACCTCGACAATATCCTGGTCAAGAAGAAGCCCGATGCGGCCGTAGTAGCTACTGACATCCTGGAGAACTACGACGGTACCAGCCGGATTACCTTCGACGCCACGCTGACCAACGGTGCCTACACACCGGCCGTGGCTAACCCCAGCGCCACAGCGCCCAATACCTCGGCCAAAGTAGCCCGGTACGTGCGCAATTCGGTGGAACAGTATGACGTGCTGTTCTTTACGGCCGGCACGCCCGGTAGCGTAATTGAAGATGCCAGCCTCTTTAAGGACCAGACCAACCAGATTCTGGTAGATGTGTATACCTCGGCTCCGGTGGGTACGCCGGTGGTTTTGAACCTGCAGAACAAGGCCGCCGCCGCGGGCTCGTACCCCGCCGGCCGCAACAGCAGCTACGAGGCCCGGACCACCAAGCAGAACGGCTGGGAAACCCTGACGTTCTCCTACACCTCGTCGCCCGACGCGGGTACGGCCAACGTGAGCATCGACCAGCTGGCCTTCCTGTTTGCCAACAATTCCCGCACCGGCGACACGTATTACGTGGACAACATCCGGGTGGCCAAGTACGCCGCGCCCCCGACTTACACGGCCGGGACGGTGTTCGAAGACTACGAGGCGACGCACAACCTGACTTTCCTCAGCGCCGACGGCACTTACACGCCCACTGTGGCCAACCCCTCGGCCGTGGCTCCGAATACCTCAGCCCGCGTGGGCCGCTACGCCCGCAACGCCACGGCGACTTACGATGTGCTGGCCTTCCGCACTAACTCGATTAAAGACGGCAGCGCCTACAAAAAGGGCGACAAAGTGTTTGCCATCGACCTTTACACTACGGCCCCCGTCGGTACGGTTATTTCGTGCCAGTTGGAGAATGTAGCCCAGTCGAATACCGGCAACTACCCCACCGGCCGCCACAGCATCTACCAGGCGGCCGTGAAGCAAACCAATGCCTGGCACACGCTGACTTTCACCTTCGCCAGCGCCCCGGACCTGGGTACGCCTGACATTGACGTGGACAAGCTCGTGTTCCTGTTTGCTCCCAATTCGACGACCAGCGCCACCTACCACATCGACAACATCCGCAGCTTAGTCAAGACCGGAACGACGCCAACCAACGCCGTACCCACCGTCAGCCTGACCTCGCCCACCAGCGGCGCCACGTTTGCGGCCCCGGCCAGCATCACCATCAGTGCCAATGCTGCTGACTCCGACGGTGCGATTTCGAAAGTAGAGTTCTACAACGGCACCACGCTGCTGAATACGGACACGACCAGCCCCTACAGCTACACCTGGACGGGCGTGGCAGCCGGTACGTACTCGATTACGGCCAAGGCCACCGACAATGCCAACGCTACCACGACTTCCTCGGCGGTGAGTGTGACCGTGAACGGGGCAGGCAACACGGCCCCCACGGTTAGCATTACGGCTCCAGCCAACAACAGCAGCTTCACGGCTCCGGCCAGTGTGAACATCACGGCCAATGCTGCTGATGCCGATGGGACTATTACCAAAGTAGAGTTTTATAACGGCACGACCTTGCTCGGCACCGACACGGCCAGCCCCTACAGCTTCAGCTGGACGGGTGTAGCAGCTGGCACGTACTCGATTACCGCCAAGGCTACCGACAACGGTGGAGCTGTTACGACTTCGGCTGCGGTGAACGTCACCGTAACTGGCGCTCCTACGGGTACTAATCTGGCCTTGAACAAGCCTACCACGACTTCCTCGACCGAAGCACCCGAAATGAGTGGGGCCCTGGCTGTAGACGGTAATGCAACGACCCGCTGGGCCAGCGCCTTTGCTGATCCGCAGTGGATTTATGTGGACCTCGGGGCCCGCTACAACGTGAGCCAGGTGAAGCTGAGCTGGGAAGCCGCCTACGGCAAAGATTACTTGGTGCAGGTTTCCAACGACGCGGCCTCCTGGACTACGGTAAAGACCGTAACCAGTAACACCACGCTCACCAACGACCACACCGGCCTGAGCGGTGCCGGACGCTACGTGCGCATCTACGGCACGGCCCGTGGCACCACGTACGGCTACTCGCTCTATGAGCTGGAAGTGTATGGCACGCCGGCCAGCACCAGCAGCACGGTATGCGGCGGCACGGTAACCAACGGCGACTACCGCTACGAGGTCAGCACCGCCAACGGTACGGTAAGCTGGAAGTTTGTGCCCCTGACGCCTATTGCCGGCAGCAACATGGCTCTGCTTTATGTGAAAGTAGGCTCCGGTGGCTACGCTGGTTACAACATGACGGCCTCGGGCTCCGACTTCGTATTCTCCCAGCCTCAGGCAGCCGGTGCAGCCTTATCGTTCTACTTCACCTACCGGGTGGGCACTACTGGTACCGAGCGTAACTCCAGCGCCACGCCCCACAGCTACACGGTGGGCAGTACCTGCACCACGCCCCAGGCTACGCTGGCGGCTACCACAGCCAAAGGCAGTGTTATTAGCGCGGCTTACCCCAACCCGGTAACCAACCAACTGACCATAGAGCTGCGCGGCAATTCGGCCCACCAGCTGACCGTGACGGATGCTCGGGGCGCCATCGTCCGCACCCTGGCCACGCCGGCCGGAACCTCCATTGCCCAGCTGAACTTGGCTCAGTTGCCCGGCGGGGTCTACTTCCTGACCGTGCAGAGCGGCAGCGGGGTGGAGGTGCAGAAAATTATGAAGAATTAA
- a CDS encoding sensor histidine kinase: MSVVYILQADYTQDEFHQRLRDRAEVTGYVFLEQDELRAEAFREFQRRYLRTLAGEVLQIYDAQLRPRFIEQDRRVNISDQILARILTEKEVYFELGARQAVGIFYRDNQGEYIIVAAAENLSGRKRLEHLATMLACIFVGSLVVIYVAGRVFAGRALAPIAAVNDQVDRITARDLHLRVDEQGLSRSEQDEITRLARTFNRMLERLEEGFEGQRTFVSNASHELRTPLTATIGEIQVLLNRDREPAAYREALSSVLNELQELKLLINNLLDLTQVENAADHGEEIRLDELLWEAREALLPELRRRVQVTMDELPAMPEQLEIKGNRQLLRRALTNLLDNALKYSGSQPVAVRFSYRHDQIFLQVEDQGIGIAAKDLNRIFQPFFRADNARAVVGHGVGLPLARRIIELHGGQLYVQSRLGNGTVVEVVFGAG, translated from the coding sequence ATGTCGGTGGTATACATTCTGCAGGCCGACTACACCCAGGATGAGTTTCACCAGCGCCTGCGCGACCGGGCCGAGGTGACGGGTTACGTGTTTTTGGAGCAGGATGAACTGCGGGCTGAGGCCTTTCGGGAATTTCAGCGGCGCTACCTGCGCACCTTGGCAGGTGAGGTTCTTCAGATTTACGATGCCCAGCTCCGTCCGCGCTTTATTGAGCAGGACCGGCGCGTGAACATCTCCGACCAGATTCTGGCTCGTATTCTGACCGAGAAAGAAGTGTACTTCGAGCTGGGCGCGCGGCAGGCTGTCGGCATCTTCTACCGCGACAATCAGGGCGAGTACATCATTGTGGCCGCCGCCGAAAACCTGTCGGGCCGTAAGCGGCTGGAACATCTGGCTACGATGCTGGCCTGCATCTTCGTGGGCAGCCTGGTGGTGATTTACGTGGCCGGGCGGGTCTTTGCGGGCCGGGCCCTCGCTCCCATTGCCGCCGTCAACGACCAGGTAGACCGGATTACGGCCCGCGACCTGCACCTGCGCGTGGATGAGCAGGGACTGAGCCGCAGTGAGCAAGACGAAATCACGCGCCTGGCCCGCACCTTTAATAGGATGCTCGAACGGCTCGAAGAAGGCTTCGAGGGACAGCGCACCTTCGTTAGCAATGCCTCCCACGAGCTACGCACTCCACTCACAGCTACCATCGGCGAAATTCAGGTGCTGCTCAACCGGGACCGGGAACCGGCCGCCTACCGCGAGGCCCTGAGCTCGGTACTCAACGAATTGCAGGAGCTTAAACTCCTTATTAATAACTTATTGGACCTTACCCAGGTCGAGAATGCCGCCGACCACGGGGAAGAAATTCGGCTCGATGAGCTGCTCTGGGAGGCCCGGGAAGCCCTGCTGCCCGAACTGCGCCGCCGCGTTCAGGTTACGATGGACGAGTTGCCGGCTATGCCCGAGCAGCTCGAAATAAAGGGCAACCGCCAGCTGCTGCGCCGGGCCCTGACCAACCTGCTCGACAACGCGCTGAAGTATTCCGGGAGCCAGCCGGTGGCCGTACGCTTCAGCTACCGGCACGACCAAATCTTCCTGCAGGTCGAGGACCAAGGCATTGGTATTGCAGCGAAAGACCTGAACCGCATCTTCCAGCCTTTCTTCCGGGCCGACAATGCCCGGGCGGTGGTGGGCCACGGCGTGGGTCTGCCCCTGGCCCGACGCATCATTGAGCTACACGGCGGGCAGTTGTACGTTCAGTCCCGGCTCGGCAACGGGACCGTGGTGGAAGTGGTGTTCGGCGCCGGCTAA